From the bacterium genome, one window contains:
- a CDS encoding LysM peptidoglycan-binding domain-containing protein, with the protein MKRIVSLLVIFQLVFSPFSFAKITPSEKTKKIIIKQGDTLWYLAKIYWKDPLKWEEFKKYNKFTNPDLIYPGEELAIGYEEAKMLLEVLKEKREAIKMSIEEKDKYIDKIIGEIKGPIPSETAELIAVMKEKITELEGVLNKIQIENTSLKEALSEKEAELVKTIKERDDLVKKEENLTSAINELKALIKEKEIELESQRLEIEMLKLENKRLTKEKNQIKIFSYFLLSGTAIGLILEKIE; encoded by the coding sequence ATGAAAAGAATAGTATCATTATTGGTTATATTTCAATTGGTATTTAGCCCTTTTAGCTTTGCAAAGATTACACCAAGTGAGAAGACAAAGAAGATAATTATAAAGCAGGGCGATACACTTTGGTATCTTGCAAAGATATATTGGAAAGACCCATTAAAATGGGAGGAATTTAAAAAATATAATAAATTCACAAACCCTGATCTTATTTACCCTGGTGAGGAGCTGGCAATAGGCTATGAGGAAGCAAAGATGCTCCTTGAGGTGCTAAAGGAGAAGAGGGAGGCAATAAAGATGAGCATAGAAGAAAAGGATAAATATATTGATAAGATTATAGGAGAGATTAAAGGGCCTATTCCCTCTGAGACAGCAGAGCTAATCGCGGTAATGAAGGAAAAGATTACAGAGCTTGAGGGGGTTTTGAATAAAATACAGATAGAAAATACTTCCTTAAAAGAGGCTTTATCAGAGAAGGAGGCAGAGCTTGTTAAAACAATAAAAGAAAGGGATGATCTTGTAAAGAAAGAGGAGAATTTAACCTCGGCAATAAATGAACTAAAGGCTTTGATAAAAGAAAAGGAAATAGAATTGGAATCCCAACGGCTTGAGATAGAAATGCTTAAATTGGAGAATAAAAGATTAACAAAGGAGAAAAACCAGATAAAGATATTTTCCTATTTTCTTTTGTCAGGCACAGCTATTGGTCTTATCCTTGAAAAAATAGAATAA
- a CDS encoding cell division protein ZapA, producing MNKVSVEIMGKAYTLVSDEEEKTTKIVAGYVDKKIKEIYKNLPNLPLDKLAILTSLEIADELFKTKRKVYERVKKLSSLIDASLK from the coding sequence ATGAATAAGGTTTCTGTAGAGATTATGGGTAAGGCATATACCCTTGTCTCTGATGAGGAAGAAAAGACAACAAAAATAGTTGCAGGCTATGTGGATAAAAAGATAAAGGAGATATACAAAAATCTTCCCAATCTTCCTCTGGATAAGCTTGCCATTCTTACCTCATTGGAGATTGCAGATGAGCTATTTAAAACAAAGAGGAAGGTTTATGAGAGGGTAAAAAAATTATCCTCCCTTATTGATGCTTCATTAAAATGA
- a CDS encoding TIGR00282 family metallophosphoesterase: MKVLFIGDIVGRKGRRILKEIIPRLKGERHIDLIIANGENAAGGFGITKKVADEIFACGVDIITGGNHIFAKKEIYEIMDSLPILRALNYPPSVPGRGFIFKPCKGENVCVVSLCGRVFMDSLDCPFRAIDGLLEEIKEKAKIIIVDVHAEATSEKVALGWFLDGRVSAVIGTHTHIPTADPKILPKGTAYITDVGMVGAGNSVIGIKKELVLKRFLLLIPVRFEMAEDEGIFGGAYIDIDEKTGKASSIEQIQIQGL; the protein is encoded by the coding sequence ATGAAGGTTTTATTTATTGGTGATATTGTGGGAAGGAAGGGAAGGAGGATTCTTAAGGAGATAATTCCAAGATTAAAGGGAGAAAGGCACATAGACCTAATAATTGCAAATGGCGAGAATGCCGCAGGTGGATTTGGGATTACAAAGAAGGTAGCAGATGAAATATTTGCTTGTGGGGTTGATATTATAACAGGTGGAAACCATATATTTGCAAAGAAGGAAATCTATGAAATAATGGATTCCCTTCCTATTTTAAGGGCACTTAATTATCCACCCAGTGTTCCAGGAAGGGGATTTATTTTTAAGCCCTGCAAAGGAGAAAATGTTTGTGTAGTAAGCCTCTGTGGACGGGTGTTTATGGATTCCCTTGATTGCCCATTCAGGGCAATTGATGGCCTTTTGGAAGAGATAAAAGAAAAGGCAAAGATAATCATTGTTGATGTCCATGCCGAGGCAACCTCTGAAAAGGTTGCTCTAGGCTGGTTTCTTGATGGAAGGGTCTCTGCTGTGATTGGAACCCATACCCATATTCCAACCGCTGATCCTAAAATCCTTCCAAAGGGAACGGCCTATATCACTGATGTTGGAATGGTTGGGGCAGGAAATTCTGTTATAGGTATAAAAAAGGAGCTTGTGCTTAAGAGATTTCTCCTTTTAATTCCGGTTAGATTTGAAATGGCAGAGGATGAAGGAATCTTTGGCGGAGCTTATATTGATATAGATGAGAAAACAGGCAAAGCTTCATCCATTGAGCAAATTCAAATTCAAGGGCTATAA
- a CDS encoding glycosyltransferase family 4 protein, translating into MKTVLRIITRLNIGGPSIHTILLSEGLKEKFKTYLVVGKEGKEEGSMLSEAKNRNIDIIFIPELQREISPIKDIITFFKLIGIIRKIKPDIVHSHLSKAGMLGRLCAWLCGVPIIIHTFHGHTLHSYFGRLKTLFFIIIERWLSLISTRIITLTESQRDEILKFGIGNRNKVIVIPLGLSLDRFYDISEKKGILRNELGISDKPLIGTIARLVPIKDIGTFLEASAIVLKEIDALFVIAGDGYLRKELEKKAKDLGIEKNVLFLGFRKDLEIIYADLNCFVLSSLNEGLPVAIIEAQASGIPVVATDVGGVSTLVSPDTGILIPPKNPEALADAIKTIILDKERAKEMGEKARENSKKYTEKRLIEDIERLYEGL; encoded by the coding sequence ATGAAAACAGTTTTAAGGATAATCACCCGTCTTAACATTGGAGGTCCCTCTATCCATACAATATTGTTAAGCGAAGGTCTTAAAGAGAAATTTAAGACATATCTTGTGGTTGGAAAAGAGGGAAAGGAGGAGGGAAGTATGCTTTCTGAGGCAAAAAATAGAAATATTGATATAATCTTTATTCCAGAGCTTCAAAGGGAGATCTCTCCCATAAAGGATATTATCACATTTTTTAAGCTTATCGGCATAATCAGGAAGATAAAACCAGATATTGTGCATAGCCACTTGAGCAAAGCAGGGATGTTAGGAAGGCTTTGTGCCTGGCTTTGCGGCGTTCCTATAATCATCCATACATTCCATGGACACACCCTACATTCATACTTTGGAAGGCTAAAGACCCTATTTTTTATTATCATTGAAAGATGGCTTTCCCTTATCTCAACAAGGATAATTACATTAACCGAGAGCCAGAGGGATGAGATTTTAAAATTTGGCATAGGAAATAGAAATAAGGTTATCGTTATTCCCCTAGGCCTTTCCCTTGATAGGTTTTATGACATTTCTGAAAAAAAGGGTATTTTAAGAAATGAGCTTGGGATTTCTGACAAACCCCTGATTGGAACAATTGCAAGGCTTGTTCCCATAAAGGATATAGGAACATTTTTAGAAGCATCTGCTATTGTTTTAAAAGAGATTGATGCCCTTTTTGTCATCGCGGGAGATGGCTATCTTAGAAAGGAATTGGAGAAAAAGGCTAAAGACCTGGGAATAGAGAAAAATGTCCTTTTCCTTGGATTTAGAAAAGACCTTGAGATTATTTATGCAGATCTTAATTGCTTTGTTTTATCATCATTAAATGAGGGGCTTCCCGTTGCAATCATTGAAGCACAGGCATCTGGAATTCCCGTTGTTGCAACAGATGTGGGAGGTGTTTCAACCCTTGTCTCTCCTGATACAGGCATCCTTATTCCTCCAAAGAATCCCGAAGCATTAGCAGATGCTATAAAAACCATTATTTTAGACAAAGAAAGGGCAAAGGAAATGGGAGAAAAGGCAAGGGAAAATTCAAAAAAATATACAGAGAAAAGGCTGATAGAAGATATAGAGAGGCTTTATGAAGGATTATAG
- a CDS encoding SagB/ThcOx family dehydrogenase, which yields MEVLVLLMYLSQVNLDRKETIELPKPRYKSNISLEEALVKRRSIREYKNEPISLSEISQLLWATQGVTDKRGFRTAPSAGALYPLEVYVVVGLAKELGPGVYKYIPQAHRLIRISKIDKRKELCRVALNQSWVKDAPCVFVVSAIYERTTGKYGERGIRYVHIEAGHAVQNLHLQAISLGLGSVSIGAFYDEEVKGVIGMENMEQPLYIVPVGRPK from the coding sequence ATGGAGGTTTTGGTTTTATTGATGTATCTCTCTCAAGTAAATTTGGATAGAAAGGAGACTATAGAGTTACCCAAACCTAGGTATAAAAGCAATATCTCTCTAGAGGAGGCATTGGTAAAGAGAAGGTCAATAAGGGAATATAAAAATGAACCAATTTCCCTATCTGAAATCTCCCAGCTCCTTTGGGCTACCCAAGGAGTAACTGATAAAAGGGGTTTTAGAACCGCTCCTTCAGCGGGTGCACTCTATCCCTTAGAGGTATATGTAGTTGTAGGTTTAGCAAAGGAACTTGGCCCTGGAGTCTACAAATACATCCCTCAAGCCCATAGATTAATTAGAATCTCAAAGATTGATAAGCGTAAAGAACTCTGTAGGGTAGCCCTAAATCAGAGTTGGGTAAAAGATGCTCCCTGTGTTTTTGTTGTTTCAGCAATATATGAGAGAACAACAGGAAAATATGGAGAGAGGGGGATAAGGTATGTGCACATAGAGGCAGGTCATGCTGTGCAGAACCTTCATCTTCAAGCAATTAGCTTGGGATTGGGCTCGGTCTCTATTGGTGCTTTTTATGATGAGGAGGTAAAGGGAGTAATTGGTATGGAGAATATGGAGCAACCATTATACATCGTCCCTGTAGGAAGGCCAAAGTAA
- the lpxB gene encoding lipid-A-disaccharide synthase: MNIMLIAGEASGDLYGGYLSREIRKIREDISLFGMGGRLMEKEGVEILFPISLDIVGAMDVIFKIPKAIFLLNNLLRVAKERKPDKVVLIDFAEFNLWLLKNLVKLNIKTAWLFPPTAWIWRKNRIKIIKKAGLILSTLPLERDFYKKEGANVVFIGHPLLDIVKINGNFVDKKKPVISFLPGSRKKEIERHLPIMVKVAKALGDIELFLILAEGIEREIIEKYIKGLNISIVPHSYDIMAQSDLLITSSGTATLEGAILGIPMIVIYKMDKISFFLAKAFVKTKYVALPNIIRGEKIVPEFLQDEANPSNIVKEALLILNDEKKRKEIKLKLSHIKDAIGPSGAIKRAARAIIDL; this comes from the coding sequence ATGAACATAATGCTCATTGCTGGTGAGGCATCAGGAGATCTCTATGGAGGTTATCTTTCCAGAGAGATAAGGAAGATACGAGAGGATATTAGCCTTTTTGGAATGGGCGGAAGGCTGATGGAAAAAGAGGGTGTTGAGATTCTTTTTCCCATTTCCCTTGATATCGTGGGAGCAATGGATGTAATTTTTAAAATCCCAAAGGCAATCTTTTTATTAAATAATCTCCTAAGGGTAGCAAAGGAAAGAAAACCAGATAAGGTTGTCTTGATAGATTTTGCTGAATTTAACCTCTGGCTTCTTAAAAATCTTGTAAAGCTTAATATAAAAACAGCCTGGCTTTTTCCACCCACCGCTTGGATTTGGAGAAAGAATAGGATAAAAATTATTAAAAAGGCAGGGCTTATCTTATCAACCCTTCCTTTGGAAAGGGATTTTTATAAAAAAGAGGGTGCAAATGTTGTTTTTATAGGGCATCCCTTGCTTGATATTGTAAAGATAAATGGAAATTTTGTTGATAAGAAAAAACCTGTGATTTCTTTTCTTCCAGGAAGCAGAAAAAAAGAGATAGAGAGGCATCTTCCCATTATGGTTAAGGTGGCAAAAGCCCTTGGTGATATAGAGCTTTTTCTTATCCTTGCAGAGGGAATTGAAAGAGAAATAATAGAAAAATATATTAAAGGCTTAAATATTTCTATTGTTCCCCATTCTTATGATATAATGGCACAATCAGACCTACTTATTACATCCTCTGGAACAGCAACCCTTGAGGGAGCAATCCTTGGAATACCAATGATTGTTATCTATAAGATGGATAAAATATCATTCTTCCTTGCAAAAGCCTTTGTTAAAACAAAATATGTTGCTCTTCCAAATATCATTAGAGGAGAAAAAATTGTCCCAGAATTTCTGCAAGATGAGGCAAATCCTTCCAATATTGTAAAGGAGGCCCTCTTAATTTTAAACGATGAAAAAAAAAGAAAAGAGATTAAACTTAAGCTTTCCCATATCAAAGATGCAATTGGCCCATCTGGAGCAATCAAAAGGGCAGCAAGGGCTATAATTGACCTATGA
- a CDS encoding DUF3108 domain-containing protein, which produces MRAFSLFLFISSLALCEELVYNVKILGINVGRQRIITKEEGGEIMIISDTKTNKFFSRFYKLDDHIETLVDKKTLLPIIIKEKIEEGKEKKELLTYLSQDGLEATIIEGDIRSQMKLSKETFNIPSLINLLRNKELKVGNKEIFSIITLGKIEDIEVQVESLENIYFEGEREVVFKVVAKDVAIWFLREDSIPLIIEVKLKCGLALKGYLKR; this is translated from the coding sequence ATGAGAGCATTTTCTTTATTTCTTTTTATTTCTTCCCTTGCCCTTTGTGAGGAGCTCGTTTATAATGTAAAGATATTAGGAATAAATGTAGGAAGACAAAGGATAATAACAAAGGAAGAGGGTGGTGAAATAATGATAATATCTGATACAAAGACAAATAAATTCTTTTCAAGATTTTATAAACTAGATGACCACATTGAAACCCTTGTTGATAAAAAGACATTGCTTCCTATTATTATTAAAGAAAAAATAGAGGAAGGGAAAGAAAAAAAGGAGCTTTTAACCTATCTTTCCCAAGATGGATTAGAAGCCACAATAATTGAGGGAGATATTAGAAGCCAGATGAAGCTCTCCAAAGAAACATTTAATATTCCATCCCTTATCAATCTCCTTAGAAACAAAGAGCTAAAGGTTGGAAATAAAGAGATTTTTTCTATAATAACATTAGGGAAAATAGAGGATATAGAGGTGCAGGTAGAAAGCCTTGAAAATATATATTTTGAAGGAGAGAGAGAGGTTGTATTTAAGGTTGTAGCTAAAGATGTGGCTATTTGGTTTTTAAGGGAAGATAGTATTCCCCTTATAATAGAGGTAAAGCTTAAATGTGGTCTTGCCCTTAAAGGGTATTTGAAAAGATGA
- the tpiA gene encoding triose-phosphate isomerase codes for MKPPIIAGNWKMNKGVKEAEDLTSGILEMVKGIDDREVVLCPPFTALYRVSELLKAKTIKLGAQDLFYEENGAWTGEISASMLTDLGCKYVIIGHSERRQILKEDDIIINKKIKQALKYSLSPIFCVGETEKERKEGREKEIVERQIRLGLKEIDLTFRIPFVIAYEPVWAIGTGNTCKEEEAEKMHIFIRGLISKLYTNDLAEEMRILYGGSVKPDNIDAIMKMPNIDGCLVGGASLNIESFCRIVEFS; via the coding sequence ATGAAACCTCCAATAATTGCAGGAAATTGGAAGATGAATAAGGGGGTAAAGGAGGCAGAGGATTTGACCTCAGGAATCCTTGAGATGGTAAAGGGTATAGATGATAGGGAGGTTGTTTTGTGTCCACCATTTACCGCACTCTATAGGGTATCAGAGCTATTAAAGGCCAAAACTATTAAACTTGGTGCGCAAGACCTTTTTTATGAAGAAAATGGAGCTTGGACAGGTGAAATATCTGCATCCATGCTTACTGATTTGGGTTGCAAATATGTTATTATTGGACATTCTGAAAGGAGGCAAATTCTTAAAGAGGATGATATAATAATAAACAAGAAGATAAAACAGGCATTAAAATATAGCCTTTCTCCCATATTTTGTGTGGGAGAAACCGAAAAAGAAAGAAAGGAAGGAAGGGAAAAAGAAATTGTAGAAAGGCAAATTAGATTAGGACTTAAAGAGATTGACCTTACATTCCGCATTCCCTTTGTGATTGCCTACGAGCCTGTCTGGGCAATTGGAACGGGGAATACCTGCAAAGAGGAAGAGGCAGAAAAAATGCACATTTTTATTAGAGGGCTAATCTCCAAATTATATACAAATGATTTGGCAGAGGAAATGAGGATTTTATATGGAGGCTCTGTAAAGCCCGATAATATTGATGCAATTATGAAGATGCCAAATATAGATGGCTGCCTTGTGGGCGGTGCAAGCCTAAACATTGAATCCTTTTGCAGGATAGTTGAGTTTAGTTGA
- a CDS encoding 2,3-bisphosphoglycerate-independent phosphoglycerate mutase, producing MREEILKNLSIETEGKIIFLVMDGLGGLPINGKTELEAANKPNIDSLCKESILGLMDPIGPGVTPGSGPAHLALFGYDPLKYDIGRGLLSALGIGFPLSSSDVCARGNFCTIENGIITDRRAGRIATEKNRELCEILSKIEIEGIKIFTIPEKEHRFVVIFRGEDLCSCLLDSDPQITGVPPLNVLPKIEVATGSAEIVNQWISKAGEVLKEQYPANMVLLRGFASYLNIPSFKELYKLNSCCIATYPMYKGLASLVGMDVLDCGESLETQVNTLHSSFSSYNFFFFHIKGTDKKGEDGDYEGKVKVIEDVDKIIPEILKLNPDLFVITGDHSTPALLKSHSWHPVPLILYSKYCIPDGIKEFSERSASKGSLRRFPMQELMGLVLGYSKKLIKYGA from the coding sequence TTGAGGGAGGAGATATTAAAAAACTTAAGCATAGAAACAGAAGGAAAGATTATTTTCCTTGTTATGGATGGCCTAGGTGGTCTTCCAATAAATGGAAAAACAGAGCTTGAAGCTGCAAATAAGCCAAACATTGATAGCCTATGCAAAGAATCAATACTTGGGCTTATGGATCCAATTGGCCCGGGGGTAACGCCGGGCTCAGGCCCTGCACATTTGGCTCTTTTTGGCTATGACCCTTTAAAATATGATATTGGAAGGGGGCTTTTGTCTGCTTTGGGAATTGGCTTTCCCCTTTCTAGCTCTGATGTTTGTGCAAGGGGAAACTTCTGCACAATAGAAAATGGGATAATAACGGATAGGAGGGCAGGAAGGATAGCGACAGAGAAAAACAGGGAGCTTTGTGAAATTCTTTCAAAGATAGAGATAGAAGGTATTAAAATATTTACCATCCCTGAAAAAGAGCATAGATTTGTTGTTATATTTAGGGGAGAAGACCTATGTTCTTGTCTTTTAGATTCAGACCCGCAAATTACAGGTGTTCCTCCATTAAATGTTCTACCAAAGATAGAGGTTGCTACAGGGTCAGCAGAAATTGTAAATCAATGGATTTCTAAAGCAGGTGAGGTTTTAAAGGAGCAATATCCAGCAAATATGGTTTTGCTGCGTGGTTTTGCAAGCTATCTTAATATCCCAAGCTTTAAGGAATTGTATAAGCTTAATTCTTGTTGTATTGCAACATACCCAATGTATAAAGGGCTTGCAAGCCTTGTTGGAATGGATGTTCTGGATTGTGGGGAAAGCTTAGAAACCCAAGTTAATACTTTGCATTCAAGCTTTTCTTCTTATAACTTTTTCTTTTTCCATATAAAAGGAACGGACAAAAAAGGAGAAGATGGAGATTATGAAGGAAAGGTAAAGGTAATTGAGGATGTAGACAAAATTATTCCAGAAATACTTAAGTTAAATCCAGATCTTTTTGTCATAACAGGAGACCATTCAACGCCAGCCCTTTTAAAATCCCATTCCTGGCATCCGGTTCCCTTAATCCTTTATTCAAAATATTGCATTCCAGATGGGATAAAGGAATTTTCTGAAAGAAGCGCATCAAAAGGCTCTTTGAGGAGGTTTCCCATGCAAGAGCTAATGGGGCTTGTCTTAGGATATTCAAAGAAGCTTATAAAATACGGAGCATAA
- the rsfS gene encoding ribosome silencing factor: protein MYPKSIAKKVVKAAFSKKAEDIKVFNIAKKSPISDFLIILTSRSDVQTKAIIEEIYKAIKKNIKPLHIEDAKGWTLIDYGSVIVNIFEEEYRSFYQLEILWADCPLVEI from the coding sequence ATGTACCCAAAAAGCATAGCAAAAAAGGTAGTTAAGGCAGCTTTTTCAAAGAAGGCAGAGGATATAAAGGTTTTTAATATAGCCAAAAAATCCCCTATCTCAGATTTTCTTATTATTCTAACCTCGCGCTCTGATGTTCAAACAAAGGCAATTATTGAGGAAATCTATAAAGCAATAAAGAAAAATATAAAACCCTTACATATAGAAGATGCAAAGGGGTGGACGCTTATTGACTATGGAAGTGTTATTGTTAATATATTTGAAGAAGAATACAGGTCTTTTTATCAGCTTGAGATATTATGGGCAGATTGTCCCCTCGTTGAAATATGA
- the yqeK gene encoding bis(5'-nucleosyl)-tetraphosphatase (symmetrical) YqeK, with the protein MRDIEKELASLMTKERLFHIQEVKRIACEISSHYNVDKEKLELISYLHDIAKDIPKDEMKSLIEKYKIGLDRIEKREPGLWHGAIGACMAKERFNIEEEEILNAIKFHSTGMANMPLLSKILYIADYLETCPDGDLLDRAKRDIEGVLREVIKKKIEYVLKKGSLLHPRTVSLWNSICTQKA; encoded by the coding sequence ATGAGGGATATAGAAAAAGAGCTTGCATCTCTTATGACAAAGGAAAGGCTTTTTCATATTCAAGAGGTAAAAAGGATTGCTTGTGAGATTTCATCTCATTACAATGTTGATAAAGAAAAATTAGAGCTCATCTCCTACCTCCATGATATTGCCAAAGACATTCCAAAGGATGAGATGAAAAGCCTTATTGAAAAATATAAAATAGGGCTTGATAGAATAGAAAAAAGAGAACCAGGGCTTTGGCATGGAGCAATTGGTGCTTGTATGGCAAAGGAAAGATTTAATATTGAAGAGGAAGAAATTCTTAATGCAATAAAATTTCATTCAACAGGAATGGCAAATATGCCCTTGCTTTCAAAGATTCTTTATATCGCTGATTACCTTGAAACCTGTCCAGATGGAGATTTATTGGATAGGGCAAAAAGGGATATTGAGGGTGTTTTAAGGGAGGTCATAAAGAAAAAAATAGAATATGTTCTTAAAAAAGGCTCCCTCCTTCATCCAAGGACAGTTTCCTTGTGGAATAGTATATGTACCCAAAAAGCATAG